The Fervidobacterium sp. sequence TCAAAAGAAGTTAAAAACAAAAGGATATCCGAGATTTTTCAGGATCTAGCTCAAATGGAAAAGGAGCATACAGAATTTATCAGGAGACTAATGAAAGAAATAGAAAATAGACAAGAATTAACCGATATTCCGAAAGATACTCAGCAAATTTTTAAGAAGCAATACACGGAGCAAAGAATTGAAAAAACGTCCCAGGAAGATGATCTTATGGATTTGGCAGTGCTAAGAATGGCATACCTCATAGAGAAAGACTTCATGGAATTTTATGAAAAGGCAGCAAAAAACGAGAAAAATGAAAAATTGA is a genomic window containing:
- a CDS encoding ferritin family protein, whose protein sequence is MNDILKIAEKFEIEGYSFYNQKSKEVKNKRISEIFQDLAQMEKEHTEFIRRLMKEIENRQELTDIPKDTQQIFKKQYTEQRIEKTSQEDDLMDLAVLRMAYLIEKDFMEFYEKAAKNEKNEKLKRILEILRDWEEGHKKIIEEQIREIIEKNNLELGFYPF